In Flammeovirgaceae bacterium 311, one DNA window encodes the following:
- a CDS encoding maltose O-acetyltransferase (COG0110 Acetyltransferase (isoleucine patch superfamily)) — protein sequence MKSEKEKMLRGELYNALDPQLSEERRRARLLFKQLNDSRDDETELRLSILKDLIGKAGEGLWIEPPFYCDYGSNITVGDKVFFNFNCVVLDVMPVTIGSNVLFGPNVQIYTATHPLDWEERASWLEFAKPITIGSDVWIGGSCVVCPGVTIGSRSVIGAGSVVTKPIPDDVFAAGNPCRVIRSLKK from the coding sequence ATGAAATCAGAAAAGGAAAAAATGCTCAGGGGCGAACTTTACAATGCGCTCGACCCCCAGCTTTCTGAAGAGCGCCGCAGGGCCAGGCTGTTGTTCAAACAGCTGAACGACTCCCGGGATGATGAAACAGAACTTCGGTTAAGCATCCTGAAAGATTTGATTGGTAAGGCAGGAGAAGGCTTATGGATCGAGCCACCTTTTTACTGCGATTATGGCAGCAACATCACCGTAGGTGATAAAGTGTTTTTCAATTTTAACTGTGTGGTGCTGGATGTAATGCCAGTTACCATAGGCAGTAACGTGCTATTTGGGCCAAATGTGCAGATCTATACCGCTACCCATCCCCTGGACTGGGAGGAGCGGGCCAGCTGGCTTGAATTTGCCAAACCCATTACCATTGGCTCTGATGTTTGGATAGGCGGGAGCTGCGTGGTCTGCCCGGGTGTTACCATCGGCAGCAGGTCAGTGATTGGAGCCGGTTCTGTGGTAACCAAACCAATACCTGATGATGTATTTGCTGCCGGGAATCCCTGCAGGGTAATCCGCTCCTTAAAAAAGTAA
- a CDS encoding PfkB domain-containing protein (COG0524 Sugar kinases, ribokinase family), with amino-acid sequence MKVLSFGEILFDIIEGEPYLGGAPLNFAGHLAQFGVKSYILSAVGHDALGTEALRQIVELGVNTEFIQIKENYSTGTVPVVFQNGQPHYTIVEEVAYDFIEIQGVDTALATTGFDVLYFGTLAQRSEASRNTLKQLLANKSYTQIFYDINLRRNSYTKEIITESLQHCSMLKLNDEEVEILSRMFFQELLRMEDFCTRISLEYNLEVIVITAGAKGCYIFEGHELYFVNGYPAKVVDTVGAGDSFSAAFVYHYLKNGDALVAADIANRLGAFVASSRGPLPVYTAEIRKVLGV; translated from the coding sequence ATGAAAGTATTATCATTTGGCGAGATCCTGTTTGATATTATCGAAGGAGAGCCTTATCTGGGTGGTGCCCCTTTGAATTTTGCGGGCCATCTGGCACAGTTTGGGGTAAAATCTTATATACTTTCTGCTGTAGGTCATGATGCTTTGGGCACTGAAGCCCTGCGGCAGATTGTGGAGCTGGGGGTAAATACTGAGTTTATCCAGATCAAAGAAAACTACTCCACCGGTACTGTGCCGGTAGTATTTCAGAACGGGCAGCCTCATTATACCATTGTAGAGGAGGTTGCTTATGATTTTATTGAAATTCAGGGTGTGGATACAGCCTTGGCTACTACAGGTTTTGATGTACTCTATTTCGGCACCCTCGCCCAGCGCAGCGAGGCCTCCCGCAATACGTTAAAACAGCTACTGGCAAATAAAAGCTATACGCAGATATTTTACGATATAAACCTGCGCAGGAACAGCTACACCAAAGAAATCATAACAGAATCGTTGCAGCACTGCAGCATGCTAAAGCTGAACGATGAAGAAGTAGAGATTCTTTCCCGCATGTTCTTTCAGGAGCTGCTTCGTATGGAAGACTTTTGTACCAGAATAAGCCTTGAATACAACCTGGAGGTAATTGTGATTACAGCAGGGGCAAAAGGCTGCTATATTTTTGAGGGCCATGAGCTGTACTTTGTAAATGGCTATCCGGCTAAGGTGGTAGATACCGTTGGCGCCGGCGATTCTTTCAGCGCTGCCTTTGTGTATCACTATCTGAAAAACGGAGATGCCCTGGTAGCTGCCGATATAGCCAACCGGCTGGGGGCTTTTGTGGCATCCTCCAGAGGCCCTTTGCCTGTTTATACAGCAGAGATCAGAAAGGTGCTGGGCGTATAG
- a CDS encoding aldose 1-epimerase (COG2017 Galactose mutarotase and related enzymes): MIKSNAQQKLQNFFMLGLLVAGWACSGSPQQEEGEQTQPITINNMKVEKQDFGTTKEGTPVDLYVLTNSRGVIAKITNYGGIITSLILPDKNGKMEDVVLGFDSLSGYLQEDVPYFGAIIGRYGNRIAKGKFSLDGQEYTLARNNGPNTLHGGAQGFDKRVWQAEEVRNDQGVGVKMRYVSPDGEEGYPGTLTSDVVYTLTDDNELIIEYTATTDKPTVVNLTNHSYFNFTGNTKRDILDHQVMISADKFVPVDGDLIPTGQLQDVAGTPMDFSKPIPVGQNINSDHEQIRLGGGYDHTWVLGEPGEMKLAATVYEPTTGRYMEVHTTEPGVQFYTGNFLKGQLVGKGDVAYQYRYGLCLETQHFPDSPNQPDFPSVELRPGETYTTKTVHKFAVK, from the coding sequence ATGATTAAATCCAATGCGCAGCAGAAGTTGCAAAACTTTTTTATGCTCGGTCTGCTGGTGGCAGGCTGGGCCTGCTCCGGCTCTCCCCAGCAAGAGGAGGGTGAGCAAACACAGCCTATAACAATAAATAATATGAAAGTTGAGAAACAAGATTTCGGTACTACTAAAGAAGGAACTCCCGTAGATTTGTATGTGCTGACCAACAGCAGGGGTGTCATCGCTAAAATTACCAACTATGGCGGCATTATCACTTCACTGATCTTACCAGACAAAAACGGTAAGATGGAAGATGTAGTCCTGGGCTTTGATTCTTTATCGGGCTACCTGCAGGAGGATGTGCCTTACTTTGGTGCCATTATAGGCCGCTATGGTAACCGTATTGCAAAGGGAAAATTTTCACTGGATGGGCAGGAGTATACGCTTGCCAGAAATAACGGACCAAACACACTGCATGGAGGTGCGCAGGGTTTTGACAAACGGGTATGGCAGGCAGAGGAAGTACGTAACGATCAGGGCGTGGGCGTAAAGATGCGCTATGTGAGTCCTGATGGAGAAGAGGGCTATCCCGGCACACTTACTTCAGATGTGGTATATACTTTAACAGACGATAATGAGCTGATTATTGAATACACCGCCACTACCGATAAACCAACAGTTGTAAACCTGACCAACCACTCTTATTTTAACTTTACCGGCAATACAAAAAGAGATATTCTGGACCACCAGGTTATGATCAGCGCCGATAAATTTGTTCCTGTGGATGGTGATCTGATTCCCACCGGACAACTTCAGGATGTGGCGGGTACACCCATGGACTTTTCAAAACCAATACCTGTTGGGCAGAACATTAACTCTGACCATGAGCAGATCAGGCTGGGAGGAGGCTACGACCATACCTGGGTGCTGGGTGAACCAGGTGAAATGAAGCTTGCTGCTACAGTTTATGAGCCTACCACCGGACGCTACATGGAGGTGCATACCACAGAGCCAGGTGTACAGTTTTACACCGGCAACTTTCTGAAGGGACAATTAGTTGGTAAAGGTGATGTGGCCTACCAGTACCGCTACGGTCTGTGCCTTGAAACACAACATTTTCCAGATTCACCTAACCAGCCCGATTTCCCATCGGTAGAGCTGCGCCCCGGAGAAACCTACACCACTAAAACCGTGCATAAGTTTGCAGTAAAGTAG
- a CDS encoding sugar transporter (COG0477 Permeases of the major facilitator superfamily), which translates to MKNRKVFFWSITVALGGFLFGFDTAVISGAEQAIQAVWQLSEVGHGFTVAIALYGTVLGALLGGIPSDAIGRKNTLFWIGVLYLVSALGSALATEWYLFLFFRFIGGVGVGASSIAAPIYISEISPAKDRGKMVAMFQFNIVLGILIAYLSNYLLQGAGEGAWRWMLGVETIPALIFVLLVLLVPKSPRWLVVKKGAIEEARKVLHQLNPINADKELQAIINSKETDLRQNDKSHLFSKKYNFPVILAVLFAFFNQVSGINAIIYYAPRIFEMAGLGRDSALLSTAGIGLINLIFTLLAMNIIDRFGRRKLMLVGSFGLIFTLAMVARFFYAQLEDSSQVADGTTVAVYLFIYIAFFAFSQGAVIWVFISEIFPNKVRASGMALGSFTHWIMAAVIANIFPYITATLGGGNTFMIFTIMMVLQLLFVWFVMPETKGVSLEELGQKTKATKV; encoded by the coding sequence ATGAAGAATAGAAAAGTATTTTTTTGGTCTATCACCGTGGCCCTGGGCGGGTTTTTGTTTGGGTTCGATACAGCTGTTATCTCCGGGGCCGAGCAGGCCATTCAGGCGGTATGGCAGCTTAGTGAAGTGGGACACGGGTTTACGGTAGCCATTGCATTATATGGTACAGTGCTGGGGGCACTGCTGGGAGGTATTCCCTCAGATGCCATTGGTCGTAAGAACACCTTGTTCTGGATTGGGGTGCTTTACCTGGTTTCTGCGCTTGGATCGGCCCTTGCTACAGAATGGTACCTTTTTCTGTTTTTCAGGTTTATAGGGGGCGTAGGGGTAGGCGCTTCCTCTATTGCTGCTCCTATTTACATCAGTGAAATATCACCGGCTAAAGACCGTGGTAAAATGGTAGCCATGTTCCAGTTCAATATCGTGCTGGGGATTCTGATTGCCTATTTGTCTAATTACCTGTTGCAGGGGGCAGGTGAAGGGGCCTGGCGATGGATGCTGGGTGTGGAAACAATACCAGCCCTTATTTTTGTACTGCTGGTGCTGCTAGTACCTAAAAGCCCCCGCTGGCTGGTGGTGAAGAAAGGTGCCATCGAGGAGGCCCGTAAGGTGCTCCACCAGTTAAATCCCATCAATGCAGATAAAGAGCTACAGGCAATTATCAATTCTAAAGAAACAGACCTGCGGCAGAACGATAAAAGCCACCTGTTTTCCAAAAAGTATAACTTCCCGGTAATACTGGCCGTTTTGTTTGCCTTTTTCAACCAGGTATCGGGCATTAATGCCATTATCTATTATGCACCCCGCATTTTTGAAATGGCCGGGCTGGGAAGGGACTCAGCGCTGCTCTCCACAGCAGGCATAGGTCTGATCAATTTAATTTTTACACTCCTTGCCATGAACATCATTGATCGCTTTGGCAGGCGGAAGCTGATGCTGGTGGGTTCCTTTGGTCTGATCTTTACACTGGCCATGGTGGCCAGGTTTTTTTACGCGCAGCTTGAGGATAGCAGCCAGGTTGCAGATGGCACCACGGTAGCTGTTTATCTTTTTATTTACATCGCTTTTTTTGCTTTCTCCCAGGGCGCTGTTATCTGGGTATTTATTTCGGAGATATTCCCAAACAAAGTAAGGGCCTCGGGCATGGCACTGGGCAGCTTTACACACTGGATAATGGCTGCTGTTATTGCCAATATTTTTCCTTATATAACCGCTACCCTGGGTGGTGGTAACACCTTTATGATTTTTACAATCATGATGGTACTGCAACTACTGTTTGTCTGGTTCGTTATGCCAGAAACGAAAGGAGTGTCGCTGGAGGAGCTGGGGCAGAAAACCAAAGCAACAAAGGTGTAA
- a CDS encoding transcriptional regulator, LysR family protein (COG0583 Transcriptional regulator) → MYISIVQLEYVLALSTYGSFVAAAEHCHVTQPTLSMQLKKLEEELGVLLFDRSRQPLMPTDVGARIVEQARIVLHEVNKIGEIVHDSKGIIKGELNIGIIPTLSPFLLPLFIGEFNRKYPGIQLHIQDLQTDDILGKIKKDQLDVGILVTPTRDPSVQENPIFYEEFYAYLDESLIKDKKGNSVEMDELLENRLWMLEEGNCFRNQTFNLCGLNQLKFKDLKFRYESGNLHTLIKLVDREGGITLIPQLASFDLSVKRREQLRFIGRNHPVREVSLVYSRKFAKIGLIRKLEEEILHNLPQEVLGNSAANIVEIYAVK, encoded by the coding sequence ATGTATATCAGTATCGTTCAGCTGGAGTATGTATTGGCCCTTAGCACCTATGGCAGCTTTGTGGCTGCAGCAGAGCATTGTCATGTTACCCAGCCTACCCTCAGCATGCAACTCAAAAAGCTGGAAGAAGAGCTGGGAGTGCTGCTGTTCGATCGTTCCAGGCAGCCGCTCATGCCAACAGATGTGGGTGCCCGCATAGTGGAACAGGCACGTATTGTGTTGCATGAGGTTAATAAAATTGGGGAAATTGTGCATGATTCGAAAGGGATCATTAAGGGCGAGCTGAACATTGGTATCATTCCCACCCTGTCTCCCTTTTTACTCCCACTTTTTATAGGAGAATTCAACAGAAAATACCCCGGTATTCAGTTGCATATTCAGGATCTCCAGACAGATGATATTTTGGGCAAGATCAAAAAAGACCAGCTCGATGTAGGCATTCTGGTAACCCCTACCCGCGACCCTTCGGTGCAGGAAAATCCCATTTTTTACGAGGAGTTTTATGCCTATCTGGACGAATCGCTGATTAAGGATAAAAAAGGAAACTCTGTGGAGATGGACGAGTTGCTCGAAAACCGCCTGTGGATGCTGGAGGAAGGAAACTGTTTTCGCAACCAGACCTTTAATCTCTGCGGCCTGAACCAGCTAAAGTTTAAAGATCTTAAATTCAGGTATGAGAGCGGCAACCTGCATACCCTGATCAAGCTGGTAGACCGCGAAGGCGGCATTACCCTGATCCCCCAGCTGGCCTCTTTTGATTTAAGTGTAAAAAGAAGAGAGCAGCTGCGGTTTATAGGCCGCAACCATCCGGTGCGGGAGGTAAGCCTGGTATACTCCAGAAAGTTTGCCAAGATAGGCCTGATCCGGAAGCTGGAGGAAGAAATTCTGCATAACCTGCCCCAGGAGGTGCTGGGCAATTCTGCCGCTAATATTGTGGAGATATATGCTGTAAAATAG
- a CDS encoding glycosyl hydrolase family 26 (COG4124 Beta-mannanase), translating into MKGTFATLLLLCCSLPLMAQPFKPVNKSASSEAQRLLQYLYQVDDTHILSGQHSYSNDLNRYYNRAQEIAGKYPAIWGTDFIWHGEKDPGQDVVAEAIRKHKEGAIITLMWHAGRPTDKPPFGWKESIQAELTDQEWKDLTTPGTALYKTWEKQADQVATYLKQLQDAQVPVLWRPYHEMNGVWFWWGDKKGPDGFVKLWKMMYDRYVNHHKLNNLIWVWNANAPRDIPKDEAYSYIDFYPGSEYVDVLATDVYHSDYEQKDYQELLDVAGGKVIALGEVGTLPNRHILEAQPKWAWFMVWSNWLETHNKPEQVKEVYELPMTLTRDEIDLKK; encoded by the coding sequence ATGAAAGGAACATTTGCCACACTACTGCTGCTGTGCTGTAGTTTACCACTGATGGCTCAGCCATTTAAACCAGTGAATAAAAGTGCTTCTTCGGAGGCGCAAAGGCTTCTGCAGTACCTCTACCAGGTAGATGACACCCATATCCTCTCCGGTCAGCACAGCTACAGTAATGACCTGAACAGGTACTATAACCGGGCACAGGAAATTGCTGGGAAATATCCTGCAATATGGGGCACTGATTTTATTTGGCATGGCGAGAAAGATCCCGGGCAGGATGTTGTGGCAGAAGCCATCCGCAAGCACAAAGAGGGTGCTATCATTACCCTAATGTGGCATGCAGGGCGTCCTACAGATAAGCCGCCTTTTGGGTGGAAGGAAAGTATACAGGCAGAGCTAACCGACCAGGAATGGAAGGATCTGACCACGCCTGGCACTGCACTTTATAAAACCTGGGAGAAGCAGGCCGATCAGGTAGCAACTTACCTGAAACAGCTGCAGGATGCGCAGGTGCCGGTACTTTGGCGACCTTACCACGAAATGAATGGTGTATGGTTCTGGTGGGGCGATAAAAAAGGCCCAGACGGGTTTGTGAAACTCTGGAAAATGATGTACGACCGCTACGTAAATCACCATAAGCTGAACAACCTGATTTGGGTGTGGAACGCCAATGCGCCCCGCGATATTCCTAAAGATGAGGCCTATAGTTATATCGATTTCTACCCTGGTTCCGAGTACGTAGATGTGCTGGCTACAGACGTTTACCACTCTGACTACGAGCAGAAAGATTATCAGGAGTTGCTTGATGTAGCCGGGGGGAAGGTTATAGCGCTTGGTGAAGTAGGCACCCTGCCAAATCGCCACATACTGGAGGCCCAACCCAAGTGGGCCTGGTTTATGGTATGGTCAAACTGGCTGGAAACCCATAATAAACCAGAACAGGTAAAAGAAGTATATGAATTACCTATGACCCTTACCAGGGATGAAATTGATTTGAAAAAGTAA